In Phreatobacter stygius, a genomic segment contains:
- the rplK gene encoding 50S ribosomal protein L11 encodes MAKKIVGFIKLQVPAGAANPSPPIGPALGQRGLNIMEFCKAFNAKTQQMEKGVPIPVIITAYQDRSFTFEMKQPPVSYFIKKAAKIDKGHPTTGKGFAGKITRAQIAEIAKAKMVDMNCDTVDSASSMIEGSARSMGLEVVG; translated from the coding sequence ATGGCGAAGAAAATCGTCGGCTTTATCAAGCTGCAGGTGCCGGCGGGTGCCGCTAACCCGTCGCCGCCGATCGGTCCCGCGCTCGGCCAGCGCGGTCTGAACATCATGGAATTCTGCAAGGCCTTCAATGCGAAGACCCAGCAGATGGAAAAGGGCGTGCCGATCCCGGTGATCATCACCGCGTATCAGGACCGTTCCTTCACCTTCGAAATGAAGCAGCCCCCGGTGAGCTACTTCATCAAGAAGGCGGCCAAGATCGACAAGGGCCATCCGACCACCGGCAAGGGTTTCGCCGGCAAGATCACGCGCGCCCAGATCGCCGAGATCGCCAAGGCGAAGATGGTCGACATGAACTGCGACACGGTCGACTCGGCCTCGTCGATGATCGAAGGCTCGGCCCGTTCCATGGGCCTCGAGGTCGTGGGGTAA
- the nusG gene encoding transcription termination/antitermination protein NusG, with the protein MAKQWYVVHAYSNFENKVAEAIREGAAQRGLSELFEDILVPKERVVEVRRGRKVDTERKFFPGYVLVKMDMTDQAYHLIKNTPKVTGFLGADKKPMPIPEAEAMRIAQQVQEGVDRPKATVSFEVGEKVKVNDGPFASFEGFVEEVDDARARVKVAVSIFGRPTPVELEFGQVDKL; encoded by the coding sequence ATGGCCAAGCAGTGGTACGTCGTTCACGCCTATTCGAACTTCGAGAACAAGGTCGCCGAGGCGATCCGCGAGGGTGCGGCCCAGCGCGGCCTGTCCGAACTGTTCGAGGACATCCTGGTGCCCAAGGAGCGGGTGGTTGAGGTGCGCCGCGGCCGCAAGGTCGACACCGAGCGCAAGTTCTTCCCCGGCTATGTCCTGGTGAAGATGGACATGACCGATCAGGCCTATCACCTGATCAAGAACACCCCGAAGGTGACCGGCTTCCTCGGCGCCGACAAGAAGCCCATGCCGATCCCGGAAGCCGAGGCGATGCGCATCGCCCAGCAGGTCCAGGAAGGCGTCGACCGTCCGAAGGCCACCGTGTCCTTCGAGGTCGGCGAGAAGGTCAAGGTCAATGACGGTCCCTTCGCTTCGTTCGAAGGCTTCGTCGAAGAGGTCGACGACGCCCGCGCCCGGGTCAAGGTCGCGGTCTCGATCTTCGGCCGGCCGACGCCGGTCGAACTGGAATTCGGTCAGGTCGACAAGCTCTGA
- the secE gene encoding preprotein translocase subunit SecE: protein MAKTNPFEFMQQVRQEANKVTWPSRKEVGITTLMVFIFMVVSAIFFFAADSVIRWGVQALLSVGS, encoded by the coding sequence ATGGCCAAGACCAACCCGTTCGAGTTCATGCAGCAGGTGCGCCAGGAGGCCAACAAGGTCACCTGGCCGTCCCGCAAGGAAGTCGGGATCACCACGTTGATGGTCTTCATCTTCATGGTCGTGTCGGCGATCTTCTTCTTTGCCGCTGATTCGGTCATTCGCTGGGGCGTCCAGGCGCTCCTTTCGGTCGGCAGCTGA
- a CDS encoding transporter substrate-binding domain-containing protein, with protein MTMQRTQGQTQPAWRERVTFAYLEEPPFCRREADGQVAGCDVELARHVLAAAGAGPVDFVMAEFADLLPGLVDGRWTMTTGLFITAERARQVAFSRPVWALPDGLLVAAGNPKRLTGYGSIARDAKARLGVIEGQIQHDAARAGGIPPERIVVYATQGEAAEGVGQGEVEAYASVAMAHRGYLAKTGASAFAVVDVAGPARAGGFAFSRANDGLAQAVDAALAGFLGTPAHRALMARHGFGAAEVDRIATAS; from the coding sequence ATGACGATGCAGCGGACACAGGGGCAGACCCAGCCGGCCTGGCGGGAGCGGGTGACCTTCGCCTATCTCGAGGAGCCGCCGTTCTGCCGGCGCGAGGCCGACGGGCAGGTGGCGGGCTGCGATGTCGAACTCGCCCGCCACGTGCTGGCCGCGGCCGGCGCCGGACCGGTCGATTTCGTCATGGCCGAATTCGCCGACCTGCTGCCGGGCCTGGTGGACGGACGCTGGACCATGACGACAGGGCTGTTCATCACCGCCGAACGGGCAAGGCAGGTCGCCTTCAGCCGGCCGGTCTGGGCGCTGCCCGACGGCCTGCTGGTGGCCGCGGGCAATCCGAAGCGGCTGACCGGCTACGGTTCGATCGCGCGCGACGCCAAGGCGCGCCTCGGCGTGATCGAGGGCCAGATCCAGCATGACGCGGCGCGTGCCGGCGGCATCCCGCCGGAGCGAATCGTTGTCTATGCGACCCAAGGCGAGGCGGCCGAGGGCGTCGGCCAGGGCGAGGTCGAGGCCTATGCCAGCGTCGCCATGGCGCACCGGGGTTATCTGGCGAAGACCGGGGCCTCGGCTTTCGCGGTCGTCGATGTCGCGGGGCCGGCCCGGGCCGGCGGTTTTGCCTTCAGCCGGGCCAATGACGGCCTGGCGCAGGCGGTCGACGCGGCGCTGGCCGGATTTCTCGGCACGCCCGCTCATCGGGCGCTGATGGCGCGCCATGGCTTCGGTGCGGCCGAGGTCGATCGTATCGCGACAGCGTCCTGA
- the tuf gene encoding elongation factor Tu: MAKEKFARTKPHCNIGTIGHVDHGKTSLTAAITKVLAESGGATFTAYDQIDKAPEEKARGITISTAHVEYETKNRHYAHVDCPGHADYVKNMITGAAQMDGAILVVSAADGPMPQTREHILLARQVGVPALVVFLNKVDMVDDAELLELVELEVRELLSKYDFPGDDIPITKGSALCALENREPAIGHDAVLALMETVDAYIPQPERPIDQPFLMPIEDVFSISGRGTVVTGRVERGIVKVGEEVEIVGIKDTTKTVVTGVEMFRKLLDQGQAGDNIGALLRGTKREDVERGQILCKPGSVKPHTKFKAEAYILTKEEGGRHTPFFTNYRPQFYFRTTDVTGIVHLPEGTEMVMPGDNIAMTVNLIVPIAMEEKLRFAIREGGRTVGAGVVATIIE; this comes from the coding sequence ATGGCCAAGGAAAAGTTCGCACGCACTAAGCCGCACTGCAACATCGGCACGATCGGTCACGTCGACCATGGCAAGACGTCGCTGACGGCGGCGATCACCAAGGTTCTGGCGGAGAGCGGTGGCGCGACGTTCACGGCCTATGACCAGATCGACAAGGCGCCGGAAGAGAAGGCGCGTGGCATCACGATCTCGACGGCGCATGTCGAATACGAGACGAAGAACCGCCACTACGCCCATGTCGACTGCCCCGGCCACGCCGACTATGTGAAGAACATGATCACCGGCGCGGCGCAGATGGACGGCGCGATCCTGGTGGTTTCGGCCGCCGACGGCCCGATGCCGCAGACCCGCGAGCACATCCTTTTGGCCCGCCAGGTCGGCGTGCCGGCGCTGGTGGTGTTCCTGAACAAGGTCGACATGGTCGACGACGCCGAGCTCCTCGAGCTGGTCGAGCTCGAGGTGCGCGAGCTCCTGTCCAAGTACGACTTCCCCGGCGACGACATTCCGATCACCAAGGGTTCGGCGCTGTGCGCGCTGGAGAACCGCGAGCCGGCGATCGGCCATGACGCGGTGCTGGCGCTGATGGAAACCGTCGACGCCTACATCCCGCAGCCGGAGCGTCCGATCGACCAGCCGTTCCTGATGCCGATCGAAGACGTGTTCTCGATCTCGGGCCGCGGCACTGTGGTCACCGGTCGCGTCGAGCGCGGCATCGTCAAGGTTGGCGAAGAAGTCGAAATCGTCGGCATCAAGGACACCACCAAGACGGTGGTCACCGGTGTCGAAATGTTCCGCAAGCTCCTGGACCAGGGCCAGGCCGGCGACAATATCGGCGCGCTCCTGCGCGGCACCAAGCGCGAGGACGTCGAGCGCGGCCAGATCCTGTGCAAGCCGGGTTCGGTCAAGCCGCACACCAAGTTCAAGGCCGAGGCCTATATCCTGACGAAGGAGGAGGGTGGCCGTCACACGCCGTTCTTCACCAATTATCGTCCGCAGTTCTACTTCCGCACGACCGATGTCACCGGCATCGTGCATCTTCCCGAGGGCACCGAGATGGTCATGCCGGGCGACAACATCGCCATGACGGTCAACCTGATCGTGCCGATCGCCATGGAAGAGAAGCTGCGCTTCGCCATCCGCGAAGGCGGCCGCACCGTCGGTGCCGGCGTCGTCGCAACCATCATCGAGTGA
- a CDS encoding ABC transporter ATP-binding protein, producing the protein MTGPLLSVKNLTVALPPGGDRPEAISDVSFDLSPGEVLCIVGESGSGKSIAASTIMGLLPKRLPVTSGSVIFEGQDILELSAEAKRSLRGRRVAMIFQEPMTALNPIMPIGKQIAEVMEAHDVGDPGSRRVKALELLASVGIPDPARTIDAYPFRLSGGQRQRVMIAMALALEPAVLIADEPTTALDVTTQAQILRLIRDLQATKGTGVLFITHDFGVVADIADRVAVMSKGRIVEIGTRDEVLNAPRHPYTQRLIAAVPHFAAISRAAVTTAPLLDIRDVSKVFHRGGFLIKRSEVKAVNDASLVVARGETVGLVGESGSGKSTLARCVVRLYDPTAGAILFNGVDIAPLGKAAMKPLRKKIQMVFQDPFASLNPRRRIGDIIAEGPVTHGVSRDVALGRARELLALVGLDAGAIERFPHEFSGGQRQRIGLARALALDPELLVADEPVSALDVSVQAQVLDLIADLKARLGLTMLFITHDLRIAAQICDRIAVMKQGEIVELGPTRDVFETPRHAYTKELLAAIPGRAWEATRSAPVQPAS; encoded by the coding sequence ATGACCGGGCCGCTGCTTTCGGTGAAGAACCTGACCGTCGCGCTGCCGCCGGGCGGCGACCGGCCGGAGGCGATATCGGACGTCTCCTTCGATCTGTCGCCCGGCGAGGTCTTGTGCATCGTCGGCGAATCCGGGTCGGGCAAGTCGATCGCCGCCTCGACCATCATGGGGCTTTTGCCGAAGCGCCTGCCGGTGACCTCCGGTTCGGTCATCTTCGAGGGCCAGGACATCCTGGAGCTGAGCGCCGAGGCCAAGCGCTCGCTGCGCGGCCGCCGGGTCGCGATGATCTTCCAGGAGCCGATGACGGCGCTCAACCCGATCATGCCGATCGGCAAGCAGATCGCCGAGGTGATGGAGGCCCATGACGTCGGCGATCCCGGCTCGCGCCGGGTCAAGGCGCTGGAACTCCTGGCGAGCGTCGGCATTCCCGATCCCGCGCGCACGATCGACGCCTATCCGTTCCGGCTCTCCGGCGGCCAGCGCCAGCGCGTCATGATCGCCATGGCGCTGGCGCTCGAACCGGCGGTGCTGATCGCCGACGAGCCGACCACCGCGCTCGACGTCACCACCCAGGCGCAGATCCTCAGGCTGATCCGTGACCTGCAGGCGACCAAGGGCACCGGCGTCTTGTTCATCACCCACGACTTCGGCGTGGTCGCCGACATCGCCGACCGGGTCGCCGTGATGAGCAAGGGCCGGATCGTCGAGATCGGCACCCGCGACGAGGTGCTGAACGCGCCGCGCCATCCCTATACCCAGCGGCTGATCGCCGCCGTGCCGCATTTCGCCGCGATTTCGCGCGCCGCGGTGACGACCGCGCCGCTGCTCGACATTCGCGACGTCTCGAAAGTGTTCCACCGCGGCGGGTTCCTGATCAAGCGCAGCGAGGTGAAAGCGGTCAACGACGCCTCGCTGGTGGTCGCGCGCGGCGAGACGGTCGGACTGGTCGGCGAATCGGGGTCGGGCAAGTCGACGCTGGCGCGCTGCGTCGTCCGGCTCTACGACCCGACAGCCGGCGCCATCCTGTTCAACGGCGTCGATATCGCGCCGCTCGGCAAGGCCGCGATGAAGCCCTTGCGCAAGAAGATCCAGATGGTGTTCCAGGATCCCTTCGCCTCGCTCAATCCGCGCCGGCGGATCGGCGACATCATTGCCGAAGGTCCGGTAACCCATGGCGTGTCGCGGGATGTGGCGCTTGGCCGCGCCCGTGAGCTCCTGGCCCTTGTCGGCCTCGATGCCGGTGCCATCGAGCGTTTTCCCCATGAGTTTTCCGGCGGCCAGCGCCAGCGCATCGGGCTCGCCCGGGCGCTGGCGCTCGATCCGGAACTCCTGGTGGCCGACGAGCCGGTCTCGGCGCTCGACGTCTCGGTCCAGGCCCAGGTGCTCGACCTGATCGCCGATCTCAAGGCCCGGCTTGGGCTGACCATGCTGTTCATCACCCATGACCTGCGCATCGCCGCCCAGATCTGCGACCGGATCGCGGTGATGAAACAGGGCGAGATCGTCGAGCTCGGCCCGACCCGCGACGTCTTCGAAACCCCGCGCCACGCCTATACGAAAGAACTCCTGGCGGCGATCCCCGGCCGGGCCTGGGAAGCGACGCGCAGCGCGCCGGTTCAGCCTGCCTCTTGA
- a CDS encoding ABC transporter permease, giving the protein MTSFWKRFSKNVGAVIGLAIMAVVLVLAVFGPWIAPGNPWDMAGSPVSPPLDEGHLLGTDMLGRDVWATIVHGARVSLLIGAVSTAAALLIGVTLGAFAGYAGGLIDDLIMRFTEFFQAIPSFVLALLIVAIFQPSVASIVLAVAIVSWPPVARVVRGEFLSLRSREFVQAAVVLGQGTWTIVFRQILPNALSPIVVLASFMVATAILLEAALSFLGLGDPNVMSWGFMIGSGRSTIQLAWWTSVFPGIALFLTVLALNLIGEGLSDALNPRLHDRGGE; this is encoded by the coding sequence ATGACCTCGTTCTGGAAACGCTTCTCCAAAAATGTCGGGGCCGTGATCGGCCTGGCGATCATGGCGGTGGTGCTCGTCCTGGCGGTGTTCGGTCCCTGGATCGCGCCCGGCAATCCCTGGGACATGGCGGGTTCGCCGGTGTCGCCGCCGCTCGACGAGGGCCATCTCCTCGGCACCGACATGCTCGGCCGCGACGTCTGGGCGACCATTGTCCACGGCGCCCGGGTCTCGCTCCTGATCGGCGCGGTCTCGACCGCGGCGGCGCTCTTGATCGGCGTGACGCTCGGCGCCTTCGCCGGTTATGCCGGCGGCCTGATCGACGACCTGATCATGCGTTTCACCGAGTTTTTCCAGGCGATCCCGAGCTTCGTGCTGGCCTTGTTGATCGTGGCGATCTTCCAGCCCTCGGTCGCCTCCATCGTGCTGGCGGTGGCGATCGTCTCCTGGCCGCCGGTGGCACGCGTGGTGCGCGGTGAATTCCTGTCGCTCCGCTCGCGCGAATTCGTCCAGGCCGCGGTCGTCCTCGGGCAGGGCACCTGGACCATCGTGTTCCGCCAGATCCTGCCCAATGCCCTGTCGCCGATCGTCGTGCTGGCGTCCTTCATGGTGGCGACCGCCATCCTGCTGGAGGCCGCGCTGTCGTTTTTGGGCCTCGGCGATCCCAATGTGATGAGCTGGGGCTTCATGATCGGTTCGGGGCGCTCGACCATCCAGCTCGCCTGGTGGACCAGCGTGTTTCCCGGCATCGCGCTGTTCCTGACCGTGCTTGCCCTCAACCTGATCGGGGAGGGGCTGTCGGATGCCCTCAACCCGCGCCTGCATGACCGAGGTGGCGAATGA
- a CDS encoding ABC transporter permease has translation MDASHFLMFLVQRLIKALGVVIGVVILAFFLVRLAPGDPALVIAGQSGAADAQFLAQLRQQFGLDKSLGTQLLIYLKGIATLDFGYSHRVQRTVGSLIAERLPATILLTATAFIFAVSVGVTLGVLAARRVGTWADSLITVIALTCYATPLFWVGLIFILVFSIWLNWLPAIGMYSIGEDLHGLAFAWDVAQYLVLPSLTLGLFFMALYARLTRASMLEVATQDFVRTARAKGLKEGPIVRRHILRNALLPVIGFAGVQAGTIVGGSVLVETVFAWPGVGRLAFEALLARDYNLLLGVFIVTSAMAVVINLITDVIYALVDPRIEVGA, from the coding sequence ATGGATGCCTCCCATTTCCTCATGTTCCTCGTCCAGCGCCTGATCAAGGCGCTGGGCGTGGTGATCGGCGTGGTCATCCTCGCCTTCTTCCTGGTCAGGCTGGCGCCGGGCGATCCGGCGCTGGTCATCGCCGGCCAGTCGGGGGCGGCCGACGCGCAGTTCCTCGCCCAGTTGCGCCAGCAGTTCGGCCTGGACAAGTCGCTCGGCACGCAGCTGTTGATCTATCTCAAGGGCATAGCCACACTCGATTTCGGTTATTCGCACCGGGTCCAGCGCACCGTCGGCAGCCTGATCGCCGAGCGCCTGCCGGCGACCATCCTGTTGACCGCGACCGCCTTCATCTTCGCCGTCTCGGTCGGCGTCACGCTCGGCGTGCTGGCGGCGCGCCGGGTCGGCACCTGGGCCGACAGCCTGATCACCGTCATCGCGCTGACCTGCTACGCCACGCCGCTGTTCTGGGTTGGCCTGATCTTCATCCTGGTGTTTTCGATCTGGCTGAACTGGCTGCCGGCGATCGGCATGTATTCGATCGGCGAGGACTTGCACGGCCTCGCGTTCGCCTGGGACGTGGCGCAATACCTGGTCCTGCCGTCGCTCACCCTCGGCCTGTTCTTCATGGCGCTTTACGCCCGGCTGACCCGCGCCTCGATGCTCGAGGTGGCGACCCAGGACTTCGTCCGCACCGCCCGCGCCAAGGGCCTGAAGGAGGGCCCGATCGTGCGCCGGCACATTCTCAGGAACGCGCTGCTGCCGGTCATCGGTTTTGCCGGCGTCCAGGCCGGTACCATTGTCGGCGGCTCGGTGCTGGTCGAAACGGTCTTCGCCTGGCCGGGCGTCGGCCGGCTCGCCTTCGAGGCCTTGCTGGCGCGTGACTACAACCTGCTGCTCGGCGTGTTCATCGTGACCTCGGCCATGGCGGTCGTGATCAACCTGATCACCGATGTGATCTATGCGCTGGTCGATCCGCGCATCGAGGTGGGCGCATGA
- a CDS encoding ABC transporter substrate-binding protein yields the protein MAVDQTYRRLSRRSLIKLTAAGGLASALPSTFLCPEALAQGRKVLNTMITPEPPIAVPGINNQGPTLIVGSKLFEGLLSYSPRLGARPALAKSWEVGSDDLTYTFNLQTGVTWHDGKPFSADDVVFNLTKLHPEVNPRLRATLANIESAVAKDPATVVIKLKTPFEPFILNFDATTLPMLPKHLYEGTDVRNNPANQNPVGTGPFRFGEWQRGNFIRFVKFDKYWQPGKPTLDEIVYRIIPDSNLRGVALQSGQVQMAAFNDIEAFDVPRFRGLPNLEVAINGWELFAPLSWIDINNRVKPLDNPKVRRALSMAIDRNFILNRLWFGVGKVATSPICSSTKFHDASVRLPAFSVAEANKLLDEAGLPRKADGTRFELRFMTLPYGEIWNRLGEYIRQAFGQIGVKLNAEAVDAATWARRVGEWDYDLTVNFVYQWGDPTIGVERTYVSSNIQKITFTNTMGYSNPKVDAAFLKARQSAKAEDRQAAFSEVQKILVDEMPVIWLLELAFPTITDKRLKNVITSATGIHDNFAGVTLG from the coding sequence ATGGCTGTGGATCAAACATACCGGCGGCTGAGCCGCCGCTCGCTCATCAAGCTGACCGCCGCGGGCGGCTTGGCCTCGGCGCTGCCTTCCACCTTCCTGTGCCCCGAAGCCCTGGCGCAGGGCCGCAAGGTGCTCAACACGATGATCACGCCCGAGCCGCCGATCGCCGTGCCGGGTATCAACAACCAGGGCCCGACGCTGATCGTCGGCAGCAAGCTGTTCGAAGGTCTTTTGTCCTATTCGCCGCGGCTCGGCGCGCGGCCGGCGCTGGCCAAGTCCTGGGAGGTCGGGTCCGATGACCTGACCTATACGTTCAACCTGCAGACCGGCGTAACCTGGCATGACGGCAAGCCGTTCTCGGCCGACGACGTGGTGTTCAACCTCACCAAGCTGCATCCGGAGGTGAACCCGCGCCTGCGCGCCACCCTCGCCAATATCGAAAGCGCCGTCGCCAAGGATCCGGCCACCGTCGTCATCAAGCTGAAGACGCCGTTCGAGCCGTTCATCCTGAATTTCGACGCGACCACGCTGCCGATGCTGCCGAAACACCTCTATGAGGGCACCGACGTCCGCAACAATCCGGCGAACCAGAACCCGGTCGGGACCGGCCCGTTCCGCTTCGGCGAATGGCAGCGCGGCAATTTCATCCGCTTCGTCAAGTTCGACAAATATTGGCAGCCGGGCAAACCGACGCTCGACGAGATCGTCTATCGCATCATTCCCGATTCCAACCTGCGCGGCGTCGCGCTGCAGTCGGGCCAGGTGCAGATGGCCGCCTTCAACGACATCGAGGCCTTCGACGTGCCGCGCTTCCGCGGCCTGCCCAATCTGGAGGTCGCGATCAACGGCTGGGAGCTGTTCGCGCCCCTGTCCTGGATCGACATCAACAACCGGGTGAAGCCGCTCGACAACCCGAAAGTGCGGCGGGCGCTGTCGATGGCGATCGACCGCAACTTCATCCTGAACCGGCTGTGGTTCGGTGTCGGCAAGGTGGCGACCAGCCCGATCTGCTCGTCGACCAAGTTCCACGACGCCTCGGTCCGGCTGCCGGCGTTCAGCGTCGCCGAGGCGAACAAGCTGCTCGACGAGGCCGGCCTGCCGCGCAAGGCCGACGGCACGCGCTTCGAACTGCGCTTCATGACGCTGCCTTACGGCGAGATCTGGAACCGGCTCGGCGAATATATCCGCCAGGCCTTCGGCCAGATCGGCGTCAAGCTGAATGCGGAAGCCGTGGATGCCGCCACCTGGGCGCGCCGGGTCGGCGAGTGGGACTACGACCTGACGGTCAATTTCGTCTACCAGTGGGGCGATCCGACCATTGGGGTCGAGCGCACCTATGTCTCGTCGAACATCCAGAAGATCACCTTCACCAACACCATGGGCTATTCCAATCCGAAGGTCGACGCGGCCTTCCTGAAGGCCCGCCAGTCGGCCAAGGCGGAGGATCGGCAGGCGGCCTTCAGCGAGGTGCAGAAGATCCTGGTCGACGAGATGCCGGTGATCTGGCTGTTGGAACTCGCCTTCCCGACGATCACCGACAAAAGGCTGAAAAACGTCATCACCTCGGCGACCGGCATCCATGACAATTTTGCCGGCGTGACATTGGGGTGA
- a CDS encoding MFS transporter has protein sequence MPSPPVPTNPATTRVAGLLAITQVFGWGTTYYLPSTMAGPLTAELGLTGEGIFAGISVMLLVSAVVAPRLGRVIDRHGAHWPMVAGSLLMAIALVILSRATGLVSYLAAWVVIGIGTPLSLTQAATAALAQLDRQRARQSIGLLMLMGGLSSTVFWPLTAWLNTSIGWRDTCLLFALAQLVVCLPIHAFGLRVSNGRNHADSVPGEPATAALSLTPADRRKAFILMAAGFSLTGFVSWGLPLHVIGILEGYGHSAAFAVAAGALMGPAQVSARLAEMTFGKRHGILTIGVVSAAIMPVAVALPVIGNASPAIAIGFVVGYGLAAGAMTIVRNVAPLALFGWQTYATMTGWLSLPQNIVFAISPMIFAALIRHSGPTAALIVAFGAALAALGVMIMLERHFRRATAGGRAA, from the coding sequence ATGCCGAGTCCGCCCGTCCCGACAAACCCCGCCACCACCCGCGTCGCTGGTCTCCTTGCCATCACCCAGGTGTTCGGCTGGGGCACGACCTATTACCTGCCCTCGACCATGGCCGGCCCGCTCACCGCCGAGCTCGGCTTGACCGGCGAAGGCATTTTTGCCGGCATTTCGGTCATGCTGCTGGTCAGCGCCGTGGTCGCGCCGCGGCTCGGGCGGGTCATCGACCGCCATGGCGCGCACTGGCCAATGGTGGCCGGCTCGCTCCTGATGGCCATCGCCCTGGTCATCCTGTCGCGCGCCACCGGCCTGGTCAGTTATCTCGCCGCCTGGGTGGTGATCGGCATCGGCACGCCCTTGTCGCTGACCCAGGCCGCGACCGCAGCGCTCGCCCAGCTCGACCGCCAGCGCGCCCGCCAGTCGATCGGCCTGCTGATGCTGATGGGCGGCCTGTCCTCGACCGTGTTCTGGCCGCTGACCGCCTGGCTCAACACCAGCATCGGCTGGCGCGACACCTGCCTCCTGTTCGCGCTCGCCCAACTCGTCGTCTGCCTGCCGATCCACGCCTTCGGCCTGCGCGTCTCCAATGGCCGCAACCACGCCGATAGCGTGCCCGGCGAACCGGCGACAGCCGCCCTGTCCTTGACCCCGGCCGACCGGCGCAAGGCCTTCATCCTGATGGCGGCCGGCTTCTCGCTGACCGGCTTCGTCTCCTGGGGCCTGCCGCTACATGTCATCGGCATTCTCGAAGGTTATGGCCATTCCGCGGCCTTCGCGGTCGCCGCCGGCGCGCTGATGGGGCCGGCCCAGGTCTCGGCGCGGCTTGCCGAAATGACCTTCGGCAAACGCCACGGCATCCTCACCATTGGCGTGGTCTCGGCGGCGATCATGCCGGTCGCGGTCGCCTTGCCGGTGATCGGCAACGCTTCGCCGGCCATCGCCATCGGCTTCGTCGTCGGCTACGGCCTGGCCGCCGGCGCCATGACCATCGTGCGCAATGTCGCGCCGCTCGCCCTGTTCGGCTGGCAGACCTATGCCACCATGACCGGCTGGCTGTCGCTGCCGCAGAACATCGTCTTCGCCATTTCGCCGATGATCTTCGCCGCGCTGATCCGCCATTCCGGCCCGACCGCCGCACTGATCGTCGCCTTCGGCGCGGCGCTGGCCGCGCTCGGCGTGATGATCATGCTGGAGCGCCATTTCCGCCGGGCCACCGCCGGCGGACGGGCGGCCTGA
- a CDS encoding DUF2848 domain-containing protein, whose translation MLTFTRHQADRFDHIAFTPETLVIAGWAGRDEKAIHHHIEELAAIGVPPPSSVPVFYRGANALLTQATRVEVLGPDSSGEIEPVIVSLADGLWVTVGSDHTDRKAETVGIALSKQMCAKPVATALWKLDEVTAHWDELILRSHAVIDGARVLYQEGKLSALRPPSDLIAKWTGHATLPPATVMFGGTLGAIGGIRPAARFEMELIDPVLNRAISHAYDIADLPVVS comes from the coding sequence ATGCTGACGTTCACACGCCATCAGGCCGACCGTTTCGACCATATCGCCTTCACCCCGGAAACCCTGGTCATTGCCGGCTGGGCCGGGCGCGACGAAAAGGCGATCCATCACCATATCGAGGAGCTCGCGGCGATCGGCGTGCCGCCGCCGTCATCCGTGCCGGTGTTCTATCGCGGCGCCAATGCGCTGTTGACCCAGGCGACGCGGGTCGAGGTGCTCGGGCCCGATTCGTCAGGCGAGATCGAGCCGGTCATCGTGTCGCTCGCCGACGGCCTGTGGGTGACGGTCGGTTCCGATCACACCGACCGCAAGGCCGAAACCGTCGGCATCGCCCTGTCCAAGCAGATGTGCGCCAAGCCGGTCGCGACGGCCTTATGGAAGCTCGACGAGGTGACCGCCCATTGGGACGAGCTGATCCTGCGGTCGCATGCGGTGATCGACGGCGCCCGCGTGCTCTATCAGGAGGGCAAGCTCTCGGCGCTCCGCCCGCCGTCCGACCTGATCGCCAAATGGACGGGACACGCGACGCTGCCGCCGGCGACCGTCATGTTCGGCGGCACGCTCGGTGCCATCGGCGGCATCCGGCCGGCCGCGCGGTTCGAGATGGAATTGATCGATCCCGTGCTGAACCGGGCGATCAGCCATGCCTATGACATTGCGGATCTGCCCGTCGTCAGCTGA